A region of Candidatus Aminicenantes bacterium DNA encodes the following proteins:
- a CDS encoding isoprenylcysteine carboxylmethyltransferase family protein: FAFESLLAIFLLNRPFWFDRPLMALHLLSWLFLFVSLGLAGFGARQLFRGGKPEGQLENTTRLVTTGLFGLIRHPLYASLFYLGLGIWLKAVTPATTALVVLDAAAVFLTARIEEGEMKARFGAEYGDYIKKTRRFVPFIF; this comes from the coding sequence TTCGCCTTCGAAAGCCTGCTGGCTATTTTCCTCTTGAACCGGCCCTTCTGGTTCGATCGGCCCTTGATGGCGCTTCATCTCCTGTCCTGGCTCTTCCTCTTCGTATCGCTGGGCTTGGCCGGCTTCGGCGCCCGCCAGCTCTTTCGGGGTGGAAAGCCCGAGGGCCAGCTCGAGAACACGACCCGGCTGGTAACGACGGGACTCTTCGGGCTGATCCGGCATCCCCTCTATGCCTCGCTTTTCTATCTCGGACTGGGAATCTGGCTGAAGGCCGTCACACCGGCTACGACCGCCCTGGTTGTTCTAGATGCGGCCGCCGTCTTCCTGACGGCGCGGATCGAAGAGGGCGAGATGAAGGCCCGCTTCGGCGCCGAGTATGGAGACTATATAAAGAAGACGAGGCGGTTCGTTCCCTTCATCTTTTAA